The DNA sequence tcttaaaaaaattctctctctttttttcaataatagaAGTGAATAATGATGACATTGAAGATTTGTGCATGAAGGGCATGGCAGCATTGATGTAAAAGGTTTACACGTATTCACCTGTCTTGCAAACATGGACTGTGGAGCTGCCAAGTCTCAAACATTTGCATGAGGAAAACGACACAAAAACCTCAGAAGAAGCAAAGTGTGAGGGGCAAAACCGTGAGAATAAGATGATATAGAATTATAAATATGGTGATAGAAGGATTGAACTGTTAGTGATAAACCGAGGAAAAGCCATGGAAGAAAGTGTTGGAGCAGAACAAGAACAACGAAGGATGAGGATGAAGGTGATGGTTGGTGTGGATGAGAGTGATGGAAGCTTCTATGCTCTGAAATGGGCCATTGATAACCTCTTCACTGCCATGGCTACTGTGGGAGAAGCAACAGAGGAGAATGAGGGCATGGTGATTCTGGTTCATGTTGAACCTAAAGTTCAAAACTTTGTTTACCCAGTTGGACCTGGTGGAGCTGGTTATTTTCATTCcctatatattaatttatccATGTCTTTcaagtatttattaatttatctttgatttcttaaaaaataatatttgtttatattttgactatgttgtgctttttttttttcgattgtGTTATTAGGTTTGTTTATATTGTCATGTTGTTGTTTTTAAGTGATTCCTAAAGTAAATAGGACTagcaattaagaaaaataaaagtgtatTTCAAAggcaaaagaataaaatatgtgtgtgttttttgtTGGAGTGTATTTTTTGgagaaaatatatgatttttatgGTGGCTTTAGCAGCATTTTATCCTGCAAATGTAGTGGTGGATTCAGTGAAGAAAGCACAAGAAGAACAATCAGCATCTGTTCTCTCAAGGGCATTGAAAATGTGTCATAATAAGCtggtaattaattaattgtctCATTACCTTgccaaaacttttatttttaacactAATTATtgattaacaaaattttgatgaGTAGAGATACTATTACACAAACAGAAATTAATGTGtcttttaaataaacattttttaaagtaaatttacTCAAAACATATCAGAAATCATaataagtttttgttttctaaaaaaattaaagaaaaaaagaccaATTTTGAGTTCCTACAAGAatataaattatacttaaaatgcatttgatttgattgaaacacaattttgtattttattttgatctCTGAACTTAGAATATTACATAATAATGTTCCATGAATGAGGATGAAAATGCAGGTGAAAGCAGAAAGCATGATTCTGAATGGAGATCCAAGGGAGATGATATGTGAAGCAGCAGAACAAATGCAAGTTAATCTTCTT is a window from the Vigna unguiculata cultivar IT97K-499-35 chromosome 7, ASM411807v1, whole genome shotgun sequence genome containing:
- the LOC114192712 gene encoding uncharacterized protein LOC114192712 isoform X1, giving the protein MEESVGAEQEQRRMRMKVMVGVDESDGSFYALKWAIDNLFTAMATVGEATEENEGMVILVHVEPKVQNFVYPVGPGGAAAFYPANVVVDSVKKAQEEQSASVLSRALKMCHNKLVKAESMILNGDPREMICEAAEQMQVNLLVLGSRGLGALKRTLLGSVSDYCAHHARTPVLIVKPPPEQNKKQ
- the LOC114192712 gene encoding uncharacterized protein LOC114192712 isoform X2, with translation MEESVGAEQEQRRMRMKVMVGVDESDGSFYALKWAIDNLFTAMATVGEATEENEGMVILVHVEPKVQNFVYPVGPGGAAFYPANVVVDSVKKAQEEQSASVLSRALKMCHNKLVKAESMILNGDPREMICEAAEQMQVNLLVLGSRGLGALKRTLLGSVSDYCAHHARTPVLIVKPPPEQNKKQ
- the LOC114192712 gene encoding uncharacterized protein LOC114192712 isoform X3 — encoded protein: MEESVGAEQEQRRMRMKVMVGVDESDGSFYALKWAIDNLFTAMATVGEATEENEGMVILVHVEPKVQNFVYPVGPGGAVVDSVKKAQEEQSASVLSRALKMCHNKLVKAESMILNGDPREMICEAAEQMQVNLLVLGSRGLGALKRTLLGSVSDYCAHHARTPVLIVKPPPEQNKKQ